One Nocardia iowensis DNA window includes the following coding sequences:
- a CDS encoding DMT family transporter, whose amino-acid sequence MTLLLLAFAIASEVTATVSLKISDGFTKLVPSIIVVIGYGAAFWFLSQALKRGMQIGVAYGIWSAVGVAAIAIIGVLFLDERLTLIQVGGIGLVIIGVLALELGGEH is encoded by the coding sequence ATGACCCTGCTTCTGCTGGCATTTGCCATTGCGTCCGAGGTGACCGCAACTGTTTCGCTGAAGATTTCCGACGGATTCACCAAGCTCGTTCCGTCGATCATCGTGGTCATCGGCTACGGGGCAGCGTTCTGGTTCCTGTCGCAGGCGTTGAAACGCGGCATGCAGATCGGTGTCGCGTACGGCATCTGGTCGGCGGTCGGTGTCGCCGCCATCGCGATCATCGGAGTGCTCTTCCTGGATGAGCGACTGACCTTGATCCAGGTCGGTGGGATCGGGCTGGTGATCATCGGGGTACTCGCGCTGGAGCTCGGCGGCGAGCACTGA
- a CDS encoding ATP-binding cassette domain-containing protein has protein sequence MTSDDAATQADSTGGSAVALQADALVKRYGGVEALRGANFQVSAGEVVALIGDNGAGKSTLVKCLSGAEQPDSGRILLDGKQVVLNTPTAARKLGVETVYQDLAVAPDLDPAANLFLGRELVRKGLAGKLGMLDRTAMRAQAVEHFRRLGVTLQSADVPIGSLSGGQRQSVAVARAVMWASKVVFMDEPTAALGVVQRERVLEVIRRVRDQGIAVVLISHNMPEVLAVADRIEVLRLGRRVARFTAAEATLEQLVGAMTGALSQEGSA, from the coding sequence ATGACCTCGGACGATGCCGCTACCCAAGCCGATTCGACGGGCGGATCCGCCGTCGCGTTGCAGGCCGATGCACTGGTGAAGCGCTATGGCGGCGTCGAGGCGTTGCGCGGCGCGAACTTTCAGGTGAGTGCCGGTGAAGTCGTTGCCTTGATCGGTGACAACGGGGCGGGCAAATCCACACTCGTGAAATGCCTTTCCGGTGCCGAACAGCCCGATTCCGGCCGAATTCTGTTGGACGGCAAGCAGGTGGTACTGAATACGCCGACGGCCGCGCGGAAACTCGGCGTGGAAACCGTGTATCAGGATCTGGCGGTGGCTCCCGACCTCGACCCGGCCGCGAACCTCTTCCTCGGTCGCGAACTGGTGCGTAAGGGCTTGGCGGGCAAGCTCGGGATGCTTGACCGGACCGCCATGCGCGCCCAAGCGGTCGAACACTTCCGGCGTCTCGGCGTCACCCTGCAGAGCGCGGACGTGCCGATCGGCTCACTGTCCGGTGGGCAGCGCCAGAGCGTCGCCGTGGCCAGGGCGGTGATGTGGGCGAGCAAGGTCGTGTTCATGGACGAGCCGACTGCCGCGCTGGGCGTGGTCCAGCGCGAGCGGGTGCTCGAGGTGATCCGCCGGGTCCGTGATCAGGGCATCGCTGTGGTGCTGATCAGCCACAACATGCCGGAGGTATTGGCGGTCGCGGACCGCATCGAAGTGCTTCGGCTCGGCAGGCGGGTGGCTCGGTTCACCGCGGCGGAGGCCACGCTCGAGCAATTGGTGGGCGCCATGACCGGCGCGCTGTCACAGGAGGGGTCGGCATGA
- a CDS encoding ABC transporter permease yields the protein MSEVMSVEVNGNGGPELPERTALQRLLGASTVWIGVVLVALCIVFSVIRPDAFPTRFTFQTLLIETSVLLVLSVGMTFVIITSGIDLSVGMVLIFSGVIGAKSMEWLSPDQDATGAGWGIIGIGFLLSVAGGGVWGLLNGLLVAKAKIPPLIVTLGSFGAALGAAQLITGGVDTRTVPENLRDTLGFGTTLGGVPNLVLVATVVTVVAAWVLHTTRFGRYTYAIGSNEEAARRSGIAVTRHLVTVYLLTGVLAGLAGFMNLAYFGTTTIGGHTTDNLDAIAGVVIGGTSLFGGVGSIVGTVIGVFIPSVLKKGFVIAQVPVFWQPIAVSVVLVAAVWFDQLRRRARDRK from the coding sequence ATGAGTGAGGTCATGTCCGTCGAGGTCAACGGCAATGGCGGGCCGGAACTGCCCGAACGCACTGCCCTGCAACGGCTTCTAGGCGCGAGTACGGTGTGGATCGGCGTCGTTCTCGTCGCATTGTGCATCGTGTTCAGCGTCATCCGGCCCGACGCCTTCCCCACCCGGTTCACCTTCCAGACGTTGTTGATCGAAACCTCGGTGCTGCTGGTGCTTTCGGTGGGGATGACGTTCGTGATCATCACCTCCGGCATCGATCTCTCGGTGGGCATGGTGCTGATCTTTTCCGGCGTGATCGGCGCGAAATCCATGGAGTGGCTGAGCCCGGACCAGGATGCCACCGGTGCGGGCTGGGGGATCATCGGCATCGGTTTCCTGCTTTCCGTTGCGGGAGGCGGTGTTTGGGGGCTGCTCAACGGATTGCTGGTGGCCAAGGCCAAGATTCCGCCGTTGATCGTCACGCTCGGCTCGTTCGGCGCCGCGCTCGGCGCCGCCCAACTGATCACCGGTGGTGTCGATACCCGGACGGTGCCCGAAAACCTGCGTGACACACTCGGTTTCGGTACCACGCTGGGCGGCGTGCCGAACCTGGTGCTGGTCGCCACCGTGGTCACGGTGGTCGCCGCGTGGGTGCTGCACACCACCCGTTTCGGCCGCTACACCTACGCGATCGGCTCCAACGAGGAGGCCGCTCGCCGCTCCGGCATCGCGGTCACCCGGCATCTGGTGACGGTGTATCTGCTCACCGGTGTGCTCGCCGGTCTGGCGGGCTTCATGAACCTGGCCTACTTCGGCACCACCACCATCGGCGGGCACACCACCGACAATCTAGACGCGATCGCCGGCGTAGTGATCGGGGGCACCAGCCTTTTCGGCGGAGTCGGCTCGATCGTCGGCACCGTGATCGGCGTGTTCATCCCGTCGGTGCTGAAGAAGGGTTTCGTCATCGCGCAGGTGCCGGTGTTCTGGCAGCCGATCGCGGTGAGCGTGGTCCTCGTCGCGGCGGTCTGGTTCGACCAGCTGCGCCGCCGGGCCCGCGATCGGAAATAG
- a CDS encoding ABC transporter substrate-binding protein yields MKRTAMMIGTVVSVGALLVSCSGQVGDSGGNDSKKLVLIPGVADEPFYISMQCGAQEQAAKLGYKLDTQAPTKFDAGSQTPVLTGVVANKPGGILIAPTHATAMANPIKQAKDSGIKIVEVDTALDDTSVAAASISSDNKKGGELAAQTLAKLVGEKGPVLVINTKAGTSTTDARAQGFEEAVKNYPGIRSLGVQYNNNEAAQAASIVTATLAAHPDLAGIFATNLSSAEGAATGLRNANKLGQVKLVGFDASPKQVEDLKAGTVQALIAQDPAGIGAKGVDQAAAAIEGKPVTRKIQTDMIAITQSDMEANSKYFYKRKC; encoded by the coding sequence ATGAAGCGGACCGCGATGATGATCGGCACGGTGGTGTCGGTCGGCGCGCTGCTGGTCTCGTGTAGTGGGCAGGTGGGGGATTCGGGTGGTAACGACAGCAAGAAGCTGGTGCTGATTCCCGGCGTTGCCGACGAGCCGTTCTACATCTCGATGCAGTGCGGTGCGCAGGAACAGGCGGCGAAGCTCGGCTACAAGTTGGACACGCAGGCGCCGACCAAATTCGATGCCGGATCGCAGACGCCGGTGTTGACCGGGGTGGTGGCGAACAAGCCCGGCGGCATCCTGATCGCGCCGACCCACGCCACCGCCATGGCCAATCCGATCAAGCAGGCCAAGGACTCCGGCATCAAGATCGTCGAGGTTGACACCGCGCTCGACGACACTTCCGTTGCGGCGGCGTCGATTTCGTCGGACAACAAGAAGGGTGGCGAACTCGCGGCGCAGACCCTGGCGAAGCTGGTGGGGGAGAAGGGTCCCGTGCTGGTGATCAATACCAAGGCGGGCACGTCGACCACGGACGCGCGGGCGCAGGGCTTCGAGGAAGCGGTCAAAAACTACCCCGGCATTCGCTCGCTCGGCGTGCAGTACAACAACAACGAAGCGGCCCAAGCGGCGTCGATCGTCACCGCGACGCTGGCCGCCCACCCGGACCTGGCAGGCATCTTCGCCACCAACCTGAGCTCGGCCGAGGGCGCGGCCACCGGCCTGCGCAACGCGAACAAGCTCGGCCAGGTCAAACTGGTCGGCTTCGACGCGAGCCCCAAACAGGTCGAGGACCTGAAAGCCGGTACCGTGCAAGCACTTATCGCCCAGGACCCCGCAGGCATCGGCGCCAAGGGCGTCGACCAGGCCGCCGCCGCCATCGAAGGCAAGCCGGTCACCAGAAAAATCCAGACCGACATGATCGCCATCACCCAGTCGGACATGGAAGCCAACTCGAAGTACTTCTACAAACGCAAATGCTGA
- the ilvA gene encoding threonine ammonia-lyase: MGGMELVGMERIVAAAELLGPVIRKTPVVASRVLSGRAGAEVTLKCENLQRTGSFKPRGAYNRIANLPAEDRARGVVAASAGNHAQGVAWAATSLGITSTVYMPVGASLPKLAATKAYGAEVRQVGETIDEALDAALEFADRTGATLIHPFDHPDIVAGQATVALEILEQIPDVGTVIVPTGGGGLIAGIAVAMHHLAPQVRVIGVQAAEAAAWPGSLAAGKPVRVGRMSTMADGIAVGQPGQVPFVHVAEHVPAMLTVDEDSLSKALLLCLERAKLIVEPAGAAAVAALMSCAATDLEMKGPVCAVLSGGNIDPLLLTRLIGHGLSAAGRYLAVRVTISDRPGGLSALLAVVGKTGASVVDVSHSRTGTWLALDEVEVSLTLETRGPNHRDDVLTALDNAGYSVRVED; encoded by the coding sequence ATGGGCGGCATGGAGTTGGTCGGGATGGAACGGATCGTGGCGGCTGCGGAGTTGCTGGGGCCGGTGATTCGGAAGACGCCGGTCGTGGCGTCGCGGGTTTTGTCGGGACGTGCGGGGGCGGAGGTGACGCTGAAGTGCGAGAACTTGCAGCGGACCGGGTCGTTCAAGCCGCGCGGCGCCTATAACCGGATTGCCAATCTTCCGGCAGAGGACCGCGCTCGCGGAGTGGTTGCCGCGAGTGCGGGCAACCACGCGCAGGGGGTGGCCTGGGCAGCAACCTCACTGGGGATCACCTCGACGGTGTACATGCCGGTCGGTGCCTCGCTGCCGAAGCTGGCCGCCACCAAGGCGTACGGGGCCGAGGTGCGGCAGGTGGGTGAGACCATCGACGAGGCCTTGGATGCGGCCCTCGAGTTCGCCGACCGCACCGGCGCGACGCTGATCCATCCGTTCGACCACCCGGACATCGTGGCCGGGCAGGCGACGGTGGCGCTGGAGATCCTGGAACAGATCCCCGACGTCGGCACGGTGATCGTGCCGACCGGTGGCGGCGGGCTCATCGCGGGCATCGCGGTGGCGATGCATCATCTGGCACCGCAGGTCCGGGTGATCGGGGTGCAGGCGGCGGAGGCCGCGGCCTGGCCCGGCTCGCTGGCCGCGGGCAAGCCGGTGCGGGTCGGGCGGATGTCGACGATGGCCGATGGTATTGCCGTTGGGCAGCCGGGCCAAGTGCCGTTCGTGCACGTCGCCGAGCATGTCCCGGCAATGCTGACCGTCGACGAGGATTCGCTGTCCAAGGCACTACTGCTGTGTCTGGAGCGGGCGAAGCTGATCGTCGAGCCCGCGGGCGCGGCGGCGGTCGCCGCGCTGATGAGTTGCGCCGCAACGGATCTCGAGATGAAAGGCCCCGTCTGCGCGGTACTGTCCGGCGGCAACATCGACCCGCTGCTGCTCACCCGCTTGATCGGCCACGGTCTGAGCGCCGCAGGCCGCTATCTCGCGGTCCGCGTGACGATCTCCGACCGACCTGGCGGCCTGAGCGCACTCCTCGCCGTCGTCGGCAAAACCGGCGCCAGCGTCGTAGACGTCTCCCACTCCCGCACCGGCACCTGGCTAGCCCTGGACGAGGTAGAAGTCTCCCTCACCCTCGAAACCCGCGGCCCCAACCACCGCGACGACGTCCTCACCGCCCTCGACAACGCCGGCTACTCCGTCCGAGTAGAGGACTAA
- a CDS encoding serine hydrolase domain-containing protein: MTVSAAQFVDRRFATLVAEFDRLFRRPTDGGGALAVYLHGEPVVDVWAGYARPQVPWARDTVAMAYSTGKGVASTVLHRLAEQGKVAYDEPVATYWPEFGAAGKERITVRELLTHRAGLHRLRGLLPGAFDRFFDDAAVTAALAAAEPDPRRLVTSGYHGITFGHLVAELIQQITGTEFTEVLRTEIAEPLAAEELWFRVPEAERDRIATNFPRLTVAGMSWENSSRLLGRTRFAAAMDTTPKGFAELVSDPRLHDSVMPGVNGVFSARSLARLYGALANGGQLDGYQLLRPETITAISERQIFTPDYVLALRIPWALGYHAVPMKPSKADPISAFGHFGLGGSGAFADPVTGMSLGFVTNRLGGRLTPLGDARLARLGALAHNLAKAA; this comes from the coding sequence ATGACGGTTTCGGCAGCACAGTTCGTAGATCGCCGGTTCGCGACCCTGGTCGCCGAGTTCGACCGGCTCTTCCGGCGACCCACCGACGGCGGCGGGGCGCTCGCCGTCTACCTGCACGGCGAGCCGGTGGTCGATGTCTGGGCCGGTTACGCGCGACCGCAGGTGCCGTGGGCGCGCGACACCGTGGCCATGGCCTATTCCACCGGCAAGGGTGTGGCCAGCACCGTGCTGCACCGGCTTGCCGAGCAAGGCAAGGTCGCCTACGACGAACCGGTCGCGACGTACTGGCCGGAATTCGGGGCCGCGGGCAAGGAGCGCATCACCGTTCGCGAATTGCTCACCCACCGTGCGGGATTGCATCGGCTGCGTGGCCTGCTGCCGGGTGCGTTCGACCGGTTCTTCGACGATGCGGCCGTGACGGCGGCGCTGGCCGCGGCGGAGCCGGATCCGCGACGTCTGGTCACCAGCGGCTATCACGGAATCACCTTCGGGCACTTGGTCGCCGAGCTGATCCAGCAGATCACCGGCACCGAATTCACCGAGGTACTGCGTACCGAGATCGCTGAACCGCTTGCGGCGGAAGAACTCTGGTTCCGGGTACCGGAGGCCGAGCGCGACCGCATCGCCACCAACTTTCCCCGGCTCACCGTCGCGGGAATGAGCTGGGAGAACAGCTCCCGACTGCTCGGCAGGACCAGGTTCGCGGCCGCCATGGACACCACCCCGAAAGGCTTTGCCGAGCTGGTTTCCGATCCGCGCCTGCATGATTCGGTGATGCCCGGCGTCAACGGCGTCTTCTCCGCCCGCTCCTTGGCCCGCCTCTACGGCGCACTCGCCAACGGCGGACAACTCGACGGATACCAGCTGCTGCGCCCCGAAACCATCACCGCCATCAGCGAACGCCAGATCTTCACCCCCGATTACGTTCTCGCCCTGCGCATCCCCTGGGCCCTCGGCTACCACGCCGTACCCATGAAACCCTCCAAAGCCGACCCCATCTCCGCCTTCGGCCATTTCGGTCTCGGCGGCTCCGGCGCCTTCGCCGACCCCGTCACCGGCATGTCCCTCGGCTTCGTCACCAACCGCCTCGGCGGCCGCCTCACTCCCCTTGGCGACGCCCGCCTAGCCCGCCTCGGCGCCCTCGCCCACAACCTCGCCAAGGCAGCTTGA
- the idi gene encoding isopentenyl-diphosphate Delta-isomerase translates to MTDTLAQPITDREALPVELVDDEGNAIGTCPVSQAHQSPGQLHRAFSVLLFDNAGRVLLQQRAAVKTRFPSQWANTCCGHPAPGEPVVAAATVRLAEEMGLATTLTEVGVYRYHAEDAATGRVEFEWDHVLVGLLAAGSPRPDPAEVAAYVWIQPDALRDALTDDPDAYTPWLVGVLDVAEQALTGRSPR, encoded by the coding sequence GTGACCGACACTCTCGCCCAGCCGATCACCGACCGCGAGGCCCTGCCCGTCGAGCTCGTCGACGATGAGGGCAACGCGATCGGCACCTGCCCGGTATCGCAGGCGCATCAGTCACCGGGACAACTGCACCGCGCGTTCTCGGTGCTGCTGTTCGACAACGCCGGGCGAGTGCTGTTGCAGCAGCGTGCCGCGGTCAAGACCCGCTTCCCGTCGCAGTGGGCCAACACCTGCTGCGGCCATCCCGCGCCGGGCGAGCCCGTCGTGGCGGCGGCCACCGTTCGCCTCGCCGAGGAGATGGGGTTGGCGACCACCCTCACCGAGGTGGGCGTCTACCGCTATCACGCCGAGGATGCGGCGACCGGTCGCGTCGAGTTCGAATGGGACCACGTCCTGGTCGGGCTGCTCGCCGCCGGTTCCCCTCGGCCCGATCCGGCAGAGGTCGCCGCCTATGTGTGGATCCAGCCGGACGCATTGCGGGACGCACTGACGGATGATCCGGACGCCTACACGCCGTGGTTGGTCGGCGTCCTCGACGTCGCCGAGCAAGCGCTCACCGGGCGGTCGCCGCGCTGA
- a CDS encoding geranyl diphosphate 2-C-methyltransferase: protein MTTFDSGTDAVLRTSYQKAVAAYWNNNPNDDRVNTKLGEVDGLYHHHYGIGAPDPSVLTGPEETRQERIVEELHRLETAQAALLLDHLGDIRPDDRLMDGGSGRGGTSFMANQRFGCQVDGVTISEYQVRFANEQAVQRGVADKVRFHFRNMLETGFEPWSMRGIWTNETTMYVDLFDLFHEFARLLEPGGRYVCVTGCSNDVTGGRSSSVSWIDAHYGCMIHPRSEYFRAMAENNLVPVDVTDLTAATIPYWELRTKSELATGVERPFLTAYREGSFQYLLIAADKVGR, encoded by the coding sequence ATGACCACGTTCGACTCGGGCACCGATGCCGTGCTCCGTACCAGCTACCAGAAGGCCGTTGCCGCGTACTGGAACAACAACCCCAACGACGACCGCGTCAACACCAAACTCGGCGAGGTGGACGGGCTCTACCACCACCACTACGGCATCGGCGCGCCCGATCCGTCCGTGCTGACCGGCCCGGAAGAGACCCGCCAGGAGCGAATCGTCGAGGAACTGCACCGACTGGAAACCGCCCAGGCCGCGCTGCTGCTCGACCACCTCGGCGACATCCGCCCCGACGACCGGCTGATGGACGGCGGCTCCGGCCGCGGCGGCACCAGTTTCATGGCCAACCAGCGCTTCGGCTGCCAGGTCGACGGCGTCACCATCTCCGAATATCAGGTCCGTTTCGCCAACGAGCAAGCCGTCCAGCGCGGCGTTGCCGACAAGGTGCGGTTCCATTTCCGGAACATGCTGGAAACCGGGTTCGAGCCGTGGTCGATGCGCGGCATCTGGACCAACGAGACCACCATGTACGTCGATTTGTTCGACCTGTTCCACGAATTCGCCCGACTGCTCGAACCCGGCGGCCGCTATGTGTGCGTTACCGGCTGTTCCAACGACGTGACCGGTGGCCGCTCGTCCTCGGTCAGCTGGATCGACGCGCACTACGGCTGCATGATCCATCCGCGCAGCGAATACTTTCGCGCGATGGCCGAGAACAACCTGGTGCCGGTCGACGTGACCGACCTCACCGCGGCCACCATCCCCTACTGGGAGCTGCGCACGAAATCCGAGCTGGCGACCGGCGTCGAGCGGCCGTTCCTGACCGCCTACCGGGAGGGCAGCTTCCAATACCTGCTGATCGCCGCCGATAAGGTGGGCAGGTGA
- a CDS encoding family 2 encapsulin nanocompartment cargo protein terpene cyclase translates to MSVLSRAAAPQATHEVAVAVAALLTDLRTTAPRQLFGDPLQADGAALQEVSSDAAVADTEAVSAGTAQGATPTRVPLGPTGLGTASAFIRKTTPIITEEQAIPDGTSPHTSSDQPAAARSARIPPGPTGLGTESYYFQRAEAPIPPLYCPPPLRDDPVLAQAVNDGIVAWAREIGLYEGRLDELRDADFGRLIMLAHPDCGDPDRLLAAAKCAVSEWSVDDYYCEEDADDRAPDGTPSSAEAELGPRLELAAAAIDPVHLPVRYAAQLEQALDADPILRAFRTSFEHLAHYATPAQLARLRTEIAGWFIALGAEAGWRTAGRMPPVWEYLTNRQPHSFLPCMAPIDVVGGYELQAAEYTDPRVRRVVTTAALASQMVNDLYSMAREDRSDGREFNLPTVLAAEERCSRREAVLHTAAVHDELVHRFEAEAAPLAAAGSAELRRFLGGLWAWMGGNRAWHADSKRYNESH, encoded by the coding sequence ATGTCGGTGCTCTCCCGCGCGGCCGCGCCGCAGGCCACCCATGAGGTGGCCGTCGCCGTCGCCGCGCTCCTGACAGACCTGCGCACCACCGCGCCGCGCCAGCTGTTCGGGGATCCGCTGCAAGCGGATGGCGCTGCCCTACAAGAGGTTTCATCCGACGCAGCGGTAGCCGATACCGAAGCCGTTTCCGCCGGGACGGCGCAGGGGGCCACCCCGACCCGCGTACCGTTGGGGCCCACCGGATTGGGCACGGCTTCGGCATTCATCCGTAAGACAACGCCGATTATCACCGAGGAGCAAGCGATCCCCGATGGCACGTCGCCACACACCTCCTCGGATCAGCCTGCGGCCGCCAGATCAGCGCGAATCCCCCCGGGGCCTACGGGATTGGGCACCGAATCGTATTACTTCCAGCGTGCCGAAGCCCCGATTCCACCGCTGTATTGTCCGCCACCGTTGCGTGACGACCCGGTACTCGCGCAGGCGGTCAACGACGGAATCGTGGCGTGGGCGAGGGAAATCGGGCTCTACGAGGGTCGCCTGGACGAGTTACGCGACGCGGACTTCGGGCGCCTGATCATGCTCGCCCATCCGGATTGCGGCGATCCGGATCGGCTGCTCGCGGCAGCCAAATGCGCGGTGTCCGAATGGTCGGTGGATGACTACTACTGCGAGGAGGATGCCGACGATCGAGCGCCCGACGGGACGCCGTCTAGTGCGGAAGCCGAGCTGGGGCCCCGACTGGAATTGGCCGCCGCGGCAATAGATCCCGTTCATCTCCCCGTGCGCTACGCCGCACAGCTGGAGCAGGCGCTGGACGCGGATCCGATCCTGCGGGCCTTTCGCACCTCCTTCGAACACCTCGCGCACTACGCGACCCCGGCCCAGCTGGCCCGGCTACGCACCGAGATAGCTGGGTGGTTCATCGCGCTGGGCGCCGAGGCGGGCTGGCGAACCGCCGGGCGGATGCCGCCGGTGTGGGAGTACCTCACCAACCGTCAACCGCACAGTTTCCTACCGTGCATGGCACCGATCGATGTGGTCGGCGGTTATGAGCTGCAGGCCGCCGAATACACCGACCCACGGGTCCGCCGGGTCGTCACCACGGCGGCGCTGGCCAGTCAGATGGTGAACGACCTCTACTCGATGGCGCGCGAAGACCGTTCGGACGGAAGGGAATTCAATCTGCCGACGGTGCTTGCCGCCGAGGAGCGCTGCTCGCGGCGCGAAGCGGTACTGCACACCGCCGCCGTGCACGACGAACTGGTGCACCGATTCGAAGCCGAGGCGGCACCGCTGGCCGCGGCGGGCTCTGCCGAACTACGCCGCTTCCTCGGCGGACTGTGGGCCTGGATGGGCGGCAACCGCGCCTGGCACGCGGACAGCAAACGCTACAACGAATCGCATTGA
- a CDS encoding family 2B encapsulin nanocompartment shell protein, producing MTIETSAQAQTNGRKSLSTTAAHQLSTTTKTEPQMQGITSRWLTRALPWVQVNGGVYRVNRRLTYVVGDGTVTFAVNGGKCRVIPRELTEIPKLRGFDDEDALRSLADRFEQRDHEPGTVIAEFGNPMDQLILIAHGKLNKIGSGHYGEQTVVGQLADGDYFGDATLIDGSAIWPVTVKTTTPTTLLVLPKHALDQALDATPSLREYLARVAAAPTPPQNKHGEANIQVSSGHAGEPQLEGTFVDYDAAPREYELSLAQSVLRVHTRVADLFNDPMNQVEQQLRLTIEALYERRENDLVNNPDFGLLRNCDLNQRIYSQSGPPTPDDMDELLSMRRSTKLFLAHPKAIAAFGRECNKRGLYPDPVEVDGHRVPAWRGVPIFPCGKIPVSEEQTTSILAMRTGEKDQGVVGLHQTGIPDEYEPSLNVRFKGIDDQSIMSYLVSCYYSAAVLVPDALGVLDNVLVARQAD from the coding sequence ATGACCATCGAAACGTCAGCTCAAGCACAAACCAACGGCCGTAAGAGCCTCAGTACCACGGCGGCCCACCAGCTTTCGACCACCACCAAAACCGAACCGCAGATGCAGGGCATCACCTCGCGGTGGCTTACGCGGGCACTGCCATGGGTGCAGGTCAACGGCGGTGTCTACCGGGTGAACCGGCGCCTGACGTACGTCGTCGGCGACGGCACCGTCACCTTCGCCGTCAATGGTGGCAAATGCCGCGTTATTCCCCGAGAGCTCACCGAAATTCCGAAGTTACGCGGCTTCGACGACGAGGACGCGCTGCGTTCCCTCGCCGACCGTTTCGAACAGCGCGACCACGAACCAGGAACGGTGATCGCCGAGTTCGGCAATCCGATGGATCAGCTGATCCTGATCGCGCACGGCAAGCTGAACAAGATCGGTTCCGGACACTACGGTGAACAAACAGTGGTCGGTCAGCTCGCCGACGGTGACTATTTCGGCGACGCCACCCTCATCGATGGGTCGGCCATTTGGCCGGTAACCGTCAAGACCACCACCCCGACCACCCTGCTGGTGCTGCCCAAGCACGCGCTCGATCAGGCGCTCGACGCCACGCCTTCGCTGCGGGAGTATTTGGCGCGGGTTGCCGCAGCGCCGACCCCACCGCAGAACAAGCACGGCGAGGCGAACATCCAGGTCTCCTCGGGTCACGCCGGCGAGCCGCAGCTGGAAGGGACCTTCGTCGACTACGACGCCGCCCCACGAGAATACGAACTCAGCCTCGCGCAGAGCGTGCTGCGCGTGCACACCCGCGTCGCCGACCTGTTCAACGACCCGATGAACCAGGTGGAGCAGCAACTCCGGCTGACCATCGAGGCGCTCTACGAGCGGCGCGAGAACGATCTGGTCAACAATCCGGACTTCGGCCTGCTGCGCAACTGCGATCTCAATCAGCGCATCTACTCCCAGTCGGGCCCGCCGACGCCGGACGACATGGACGAGCTGCTGAGCATGCGGCGCAGCACGAAACTGTTTCTCGCACACCCGAAAGCGATCGCCGCGTTCGGCCGGGAATGCAACAAGCGTGGCCTCTATCCCGACCCGGTGGAGGTGGACGGGCATCGGGTGCCCGCGTGGCGGGGCGTGCCGATCTTCCCCTGCGGCAAAATTCCGGTCAGCGAAGAACAGACCACGTCGATTCTGGCCATGCGCACCGGCGAGAAGGACCAGGGCGTGGTCGGTTTGCACCAGACCGGCATACCCGACGAATACGAGCCGAGCCTCAACGTCCGGTTCAAGGGCATCGACGACCAGTCGATCATGTCCTATCTGGTCAGCTGCTACTACTCGGCGGCGGTGCTGGTGCCCGACGCGTTGGGCGTGCTCGACAATGTCCTGGTAGCCCGGCAAGCGGACTGA